A region of Scleropages formosus chromosome 2, fSclFor1.1, whole genome shotgun sequence DNA encodes the following proteins:
- the LOC108931486 gene encoding probable G protein-coupled receptor 85, with translation MIPPSMANYSHAADHNILQSVSPLTTFLKLTSLGFIIGVGVVGNLLISILLIKDKSLHRAPYYFLLDLCASDILRSAICFPFVFTSVKNGSAWTYGTLTCKVIAFLGVLSCFHTAFMLFCVSVTRYLAIAHHRFYTKRLTFWTCLAVICMVWTLSVAMAFPPVLDVGTYSFIREEDQCTFQHRSFRANDSLGFMLLLALILLATQLVYLKLIFFVHDRRKMKPVQFVPAVSQNWTFHGPGASGQAAANWLAGFGRGPTPPTLLGIRQNANPAGRRRLLVLDEFKTEKRISRMFYAMTFFFLTLWGPYLVACYWRVFARGLAVPGGYLTAAVWMSFAQAGVNPFICIFSNRELRRCFSTTLLYCRKSRLPREPYCVI, from the coding sequence ATGATCCCTCCATCTATGGCGAACTATAGCCATGCAGCTGACCACAACATCTTGCAGAGTGTATCTCCCCTCACCACGTTCCTCAAACTGACCTCGTTGGGCTTCATCATTGGCGTCGGTGTGGTTGGCAACCTCCTGATATCCATCCTTCTCATCAAAGACAAGAGCCTGCACAGAGCCCCCTACTACTTCCTACTGGACCTTTGTGCCTCGGACATCCTGCGGTCTGCTATTTGCTTCCCGTTTGTGTTCACTTCTGTCAAGAATGGGTCGGCGTGGACGTACGGTACGCTCACCTGCAAAGTGATTGCGTTCCTGGGCGTCTTGTCCTGTTTCCACACCGCCTTCATGCTGTTCTGTGTCAGTGTGACCCGCTACCTGGCCATCGCCCACCACCGCTTCTACACAAAGAGGCTGACCTTCTGGACCTGCCTGGCCGTCATCTGCATGGTTTGGACACTGTCGGTTGCCATGGCCTTCCCTCCGGTGCTGGATGTGGGGACCTACTCCTTTATCCGTGAGGAGGACCAGTGCACCTTCCAGCACCGTTCCTTCAGGGCCAACGACTCCCTGGGCTTTATGCTGCTCCTGGCCCTTATCCTCCTGGCCACCCAGCTTGTCTACCTCAAGCTCATCTTCTTTGTCCATGACCGGCGGAAGATGAAGCCTGTCCAGTTCGTGCCAGCTGTAAGCCAGAACTGGACCTTCCACGGTCCCGGAGCCAGTGGCCAGGCTGCCGCCAATTGGCTGGCAGGCTTCGGGAGgggccccaccccacccaccttgCTCGGGATCCGACAGAACGCCAACCCAGCTGGCCGAAGGCGCTTGCTGGTGCTGGATGAGTTCAAGACAGAGAAGAGGATCAGCAGGATGTTCTACGCCATGACCTTCTTCTTCCTGACCCTGTGGGGACCCTACCTGGTGGCATGCTACTGGAGGGTGTTTGCTAGGGGTCTGGCGGTGCCAGGAGGCTACTTGACGGCCGCCGTCTGGATGAGCTTTGCCCAGGCTGGGGTCAACCCCTTTATCTGCATTTTCTCCAACCGTGAGCTGCGCCGTTGCTTCAGCACCACGCTCCTCTACTGCAGGAAATCCAGGTTGCCGAGGGAACCCTACTGTGTTATATGA